One segment of Triticum aestivum cultivar Chinese Spring chromosome 2A, IWGSC CS RefSeq v2.1, whole genome shotgun sequence DNA contains the following:
- the LOC123187917 gene encoding GEM-like protein 1, with product MDSKPEAPPSEGAAYPRMSPEDLAPPPPPVVAPAGSNPYVLSSPSSGPPAKSTKENLREMFGSVGKRFSEAARKTEGIAGDVWQHLKTGPSITDAAMGRIAQVSKVISEGGYDKIFQQTFECLPDEKLKKAYACYLSTSHGPIMGVLYVSTAKLAFCSDSPVAYVTEDNKTESAIYKIVVPVPHLRSVTPTASQQNPAERYIQVVSVDNHDFWFMGFVNYDSAVKCLQDAARGGA from the exons ATGGATTCCAAGCCCGAAGCCCCGCCGTCGGAGGGCGCGGCGTACCCGCGCATGTCCCCGGAggacctcgcgccgccgccgccgccggtcgtgGCGCCCGCGGGCTCCAACCCCTACGTGCTGTCCTCGCCCTCCTCCGGGCCGCCCGCCAAGA GCACCAAGGAGAATCTGAGGGAGATGTTCGGCTCGGTGGGGAAGAGGTTCAGCGAGGCCGCGCGCAAGACCGAGGGCATCGCCGGCGATGTCTGGCAGCACT TGAAAACCGGGCCGAGCATTACGGATGCTGCAATGGGGAGGATCGCTCAGGTATCCAAGGTCATATCGGAAGGAGGGTACGACAAGATATTCCAGCAGACGTTCGAGTGCTTGCCTGATGAGAAGCTCAAGAAGGCGTACGCGTGCTACCTCTCGACCTCTCATGGTCCGATAATGGGCGTCTTGTACGTCTCCACCGCCAAGCTTGCATTCTGTAGCGACAGCCCCGTGGCATATGTCACTGAGGATAATAAGACCGAGTCCGCCATTTACAAG ATAGTTGTACCTGTACCTCACCTGAGATCAGTCACTCCTACCGCAAGTCAACAGAACCCTGCGGAGAGGTACATCCAGGTCGTTTCTGTCGATAACCATGACTTCTGGTTCATGGGCTTCGTGAACTATGACAGCGCTGTGAAGTGTCTCCAGGATGCTGCTCGTGGTGGCGCCTAG
- the LOC123187918 gene encoding pentatricopeptide repeat-containing protein At4g28010 has product MTRKHAGTGVLRALVAVAASVASASSRTPPRRAAPYLAVLLRRGRAEAAARLNRHLRLLPLPESPALLSALPSVRDAVSYNTVLAALCRQGCLDAALFLLRVMSHEPRLACRPNAISYTTLMRALCADRRAGQAVGLLRSMQDCGVRPDVVTYGTLIRGLCDAADVDKAVELLNEMCESGIEPNVVVYSSLLHGYCKTGRWESVGKVFEEMSDKGIEPDVVMYTSLIDSLCRHGKVTKAARVMEMMAERGLEPNVVTYNVLINSMCKEGSVREALDLRMNMLEKGVQPDVVTYNTLITGLSSVLEMDEVMALLEEMMQGETKVRPDLMTFNSVIHGLCKIGWMRQAFEVRAMMAENGCRCNLVTFNLLIGGLLRVHKVKKAMKLKDEMASSGLQPDSFTYSILINGFCKMRQVERAESLLSEMRRQGMEPEPVHYIPLLKAMCDQGMMGQARDLFNEMYMNCKLDAAAYSTMVHGAFKSGEKKIAEEFLKDMIDEGLIPDAVTYSIPINMFAKSGDLAAAERVLKQMKASGFVPDVAVFDSLIQGYGAEGDTEKVLELTREMTAKGVALDPKIISTIVTSLGASIEGQELLQSLPGFDKEISKGDAILPHDVMNMLQKQCTKPESPAPC; this is encoded by the coding sequence ATGACGAGGAAGCACGcgggcaccggcgtcctccgcgcCCTCGTCGCTGTCGCGGCCTCCGTCGCGTCCGCCTCGTCCCGGACGCCCCCGAGGCGCGCCGCGCCCtacctcgccgtcctcctccgccGGGGCCGCGCCGAGGCCGCGGCGCGCCTCAACCGCCACCTCCGCCTGCTGCCTCTCCCGGAGTCCCCCGCCCTCCTCTCGGCGCTCCCCTCCGTCCGCGACGCCGTCTCCTACAACACCGTCCTCGCCGCGCTCTGCCGCCAGGGCTGCCTCGAcgccgcgctcttcctcctccGCGTCATGTCGCACGAGCCCCGCCTCGCCTGCCGCCCCAACGCCATCTCCTACACCACCCTCATGCGCGCGCTCTGCGCCGACCGTCGCGCGGGCCAGGCCGTCGGGCTGCTTCGGTCCATGCAGGACTGCGGCGTCCGCCCCGACGTGGTCACCTACGGCACGCTCATCCGTGGGCTGTGCGACGCCGCGGACGTTGACAAGGCCGTGGAGCTGCTGAATGAGATGTGCGAGAGTGGTATCGAGCCCAACGTGGTTGTGTACAGTTCTTTACTCCATGGGTACTGCAAGACCGGGAGGTGGGAAAGCGTAGGCAAGGTGTTCGAAGAAATGTCTGACAAGGGTATTGAGCCCGATGTTGTGATGTACACTAGTTTGATCGATAGCCTGTGTAGACACGGGAAGGTAACAAAGGCAGCGCGGGTGATGGAAATGATGGCGGAGCGGGGGTTGGAGCCAAACGTGGTGACCTACAATGTGCTGATCAATTCCATGTGCAAGGAAGGGTCTGTGAGGGAGGCGCTCGATTTGCGGATGAATATGCTGGAGAAGGGCGTGCAACCAGATGTTGTGACATATAACACACTCATCACAGGGCTATCTAGTGTGCTTGAGATGGATGAGGTGATGGCGTTGCTAGAGGAGATGATGCAAGGTGAAACTAAAGTTAGGCCTGACTTGATGACATTCAACTCGGTTATACATGGACTTTGTAAGATTGGTTGGATGCGGCAAGCGTTTGAGGTCCGTGCCATGATGGCTGAGAATGGATGCAGGTGTAACTTGGTGACATTTAACCTGCTAATTGGTGGACTCCTTAGAGTCCACAAGGTAAAGAAGGCCATGAAGCTGAAGGATGAGATGGCTAGTTCTGGACTGCAGCCTGATTCGTTCACCTATAGCATATTGATAAATGGCTTCTGTAAAATGCGGCAAGTTGAACGTGCGGAAAGCCTCTTGTCTGAAATGAGACGTCAAGGGATGGAGCCTGAGCCAGTTCACTATATTCCTTTGCTTAAAGCTATGTGTGATCAAGGCATGATGGGGCAGGCTAGGGATTTGTTCAATGAAATGTATATGAACTGCAAATTAGATGCTGCTGCATATAGCACTATGGTCCATGGTGCTTTCAAATCAGGGGAGAAGAAAATTGCAGAAGAGTTTCTTAAAGATATGATTGATGAGGGACTGATTCCTGATGCTGTGACATATTCTATCCCAATCAACATGTTTGCAAAATCTGGAGACCTGGCAGCGGCGGAGCGGGTGCTTAAACAGATGAAAGCAAGTGGCTTTGTGCCTGACGTTGCTGTATTTGATTCACTGATCCAAGGTTATGGAGCTGAAGGCGACACCGAGAAGGTTCTTGAGTTAACTCGTGAAATGACAGCCAAGGGTGTAGCACTTGATcctaaaattatttcaactattGTCACTTCTCTTGGGGCAAGCATTGAAGGGCAAGAGTTATTGCAGAGCTTGCCTGGTTTTGATAAAGAAATATCAAAAGGCGATGCCATTTTGCCCCATGATGTAATGAATATGCTACAAAAACAATGCACCAAACCTGAATCCCCTGCTCCTTGCTGA
- the LOC123187919 gene encoding cyclin-D2-2, whose product MGILCFGASSTLLCGEDSNSVLGLGGCGGGGGDGEVAGAGRGLGFLDVGAVFPVDSDEVMRALVEKEVDHRPKGGYVERLGHGGFESSWRKDAMDWICKVHSHYNFGPLTLCLSVNYMDRFLSSFDLPHDKSWMQQLMSVACLSLAVKMEETVAPLPVDLQVCDEYYAFEPRNIKRMELIVMETLKWRMHSVTPFSFLCYFLDKFNEGKPPSYMLVSRCAELIVATVKDYRFLSFRPSEIAAAVVLWALAENQVIGFSSALAASEIPVNKEMIAGCYALLVKKRGNFSASLSAPLSPIGVLDVPCFSFRNDDTTPGSSPSNNNSNSNDQASTPASKRRRLSASPI is encoded by the exons ATGGGCATCCTCTGCTTCGGCGCCTCCTCCACCCTGCTCTGCGGCGAGGACAGCAACAGCGTCCTCGGcctgggcggctgcggcggcggcggcggcgacggcgaggtggcgggggCGGGCCGCGGCCTGGGCTTCCTGGACGTCGGCGCCGTCTTCCCGGTCGACAGCGACGAGGTCATGCGGGCGctggtggagaaggaggtggatCATCGGCCCAAGGGCGGCTACGTGGAGCGGCTGGGGCACGGCGGATTCGAGTCCTCCTGGAGGAAGGACGCCATGGATTGGATTTGCAAG GTCCATTCCCACTACAATTTTGGACCACTGACCCTTTGCCTCTCGGTGAACTACATGGATAGGTTCCTCTCCTCCTTTGATCTCCCA CATGACAAGTCCTGGATGCAACAGTTAATGTCAGTTGCTTGCCTGTCTCTTGCTGTCAAGATGGAGGAGACCGTGGCCCCTCTTCCCGTGGACCTTCAG GTTTGCGATGAGTACTATGCCTTTGAACCAAGGAACATCAAGAGGATGGAGCTCATTGTGATGGAGACCCTGAAATGGAGGATGCACTCTGTGACCCCATTCTCTTTCCTGTGCTACTTCTTGGACAAGTTCAATGAAGGGAAGCCACCCAGTTACATGCTGGTCTCACGGTGTGCCGAGCTCATAGTCGCCACTGTGAAAG ACTATAGATTCTTATCATTCAGACCTTCTGAGATCGCTGCCGCAGTGGTTCTATGGGCGCTCGCTGAGAATCAGGTCATCGGCTTCAGCAGTGCCCTTGCAGCATCTGAAATCCCTGTAAATAAG GAGATGATTGCGGGATGCTATGCGCTGTTGGTGAAGAAGAGAGGGAACTTCAGCGCGAGCCTTTCAGCGCCGCTGAGCCCGATCGGGGTGCTGGATGTGCCATGCTTCAGCTTCAGGAATGATGACACAACACCAGGGTCATCACCCTCGAACAACAACAGTAACAGCAACGATCAGGCCTCCACTCCAGCTTCCAAGAGGAGAAGGCTAAGCGCATCGCCGATCTGA